A segment of the Deltaproteobacteria bacterium genome:
GGTCAGGAACAGCCCGAACACCACTCCCAGGTGGATCACCAGCAGCGTTCCCATCATCGCGGTCTCGCGGAACACCAGCAGCAGCAGCCCCGTGAAGCTCGTCAGGAAGAGCATCCACAGGAAAGTCTTGTCCAGGGTGAGCATCTTCTCCTCGGCCGGGTCCAGGTCGCTCTTGGACTTGAGGTAGAGCAGGCCCACGGTGCCGATGCACATCATGACGCCGCCCACCGTCCCGAACACCACCGGAAGGCTCAGGTAGGGGTAGGGCGAATGCCAGTGGAGGACGTTGTGGTAGAAGGCCGCGATGCTGGTGGCGCAGAAGTCCAGCCCGAAGCCGTAG
Coding sequences within it:
- the tcuB gene encoding tricarballylate utilization protein TcuB (with CitA (TcuA) catalyzes the oxidation of tricarballylate to cis-aconitate; originally thought to be involved in citrate utilization): YGFGLDFCATSIAAFYHNVLHWHSPYPYLSLPVVFGTVGGVMMCIGTVGLLYLKSKSDLDPAEEKMLTLDKTFLWMLFLTSFTGLLLLVFRETAMMGTLLVIHLGVVFGLFLTIPYSKFAHAVYRYAALVQNAIEVREDESKIVLG